GTGGGTCAATAGGAGAAATAGTCGTATCAGTTCTATTGTCTGGGTCTTCTGCCCTCCAGGCATCAACATTTGTAATTTGTTCGTCCGTTCTGGGATAATAATATTGGACAGGGGTATTGCTTGGGTCTAGTCTCCATCCAGAATAAGGTGTGGTCTTTACATTTAAAAAGGTGCCCTCAAAACGTGTATCGTTATCATCAAATAAAGTGAATAAATATTCAGTTGGGTGTAATGTATTTTTTTTGTTTACACCATCGTTGCTACCAGTAACCAAAGGACCCCATGGGTAATCCCAATTATGGGAGACTTCTCCAGATAAGGACTGGCTATATTGAATAGACCATAAGATTTCTTCGTTGTTATCATTTTGATATTGGAATAGGTCTGCAAACGGTAAATTTAGGCCTTGTCCTCCTATGGCCTCATCCGCTAGTGATGCTGCGGTAGCAAAATCAGAACCATCACCGTAATCTTCATATCCTCGTGTTAAATAAGCTTTGGCTAATATGTGTTGAGCTGCCCGTTTTGTAACCCTACCAAATTCTGCTTGTGTATTGGGTAGTGTACTAATGGCACTGGTTAGCTCGTCTATAATGAATTGATAGACTTCACTCGCTGGATTTCTATCAAAATGGGTTATGGGTTCTGTTGTTAAGTCTGTAACAATAGATGAGTCTCCAAAATTTTGAACCAATAAAAAGTAATAATAGGCTCTTATGGCTTTTAACTCTGCAATTCTGGTATTTAATTCTGAAAAGTCTTCAGTCTTATCAGAATAATGTAAAGCCATATTAGTGATTTGAATACTTTGATAAAGACTACTAAACAACGTTTCAACATCACTGTTGCCAGGGGTTAACGTTTTATAAGCAGCTAATCCTAACGGCACTTCTTGGTGTGCAGCAAAGAACAAATCGGTTCCAGCACAAAAAATGTAGGGCGTTGGTGCATATACATCGCGTAATGTCGCATATGACGCATTAACGAGCCCCTCGTAGCCTTCTATTGTACCATAATAGTTTTCTGCTGTTGTATTGCCCAGATTTTCTTCCTCTAAATAATCTGAACAACTTATGATTGACAATCCTAAAAGGATTACATATATTTTTGTTTTTAAATTCTTCATAATCTTAAAATTTAACATTAACACCTAATTGATAAATAGAATACCCAGTATTATTAGCATCAGCATTCCAAGCCATACTAGCACCTGCCCACTCAGGGTCAAATCCATCATATTTTGTGAACGTAAAAGGGTTTAAAGCGTTTACATATAAACGTAAACCAGATATGCCAGCTTTACTCAAGAAGTTAGTATCAAAATTATAGCCTAAGGTTATATTTTGAACACGAACAAAAGACGCATCTTTATTAAAACCTGGATAACCATAATTTCCGGCATCTTCTCCCCAGTATTGGCCTTGATAGGCTGGTTGTGGGTAGGTATTTGAGAATCTAGATCTTGTTATCGAGTTTTCTCTAACGTAATAAGGTACATCTAATATAACCTTACTGTTGAAATCTGTAAATTCTTGATGAAACGGGCTGTAAACAAGAGAGCCTTGTTTTGTGTATACAGAGGCATAAAGATCCCAGTTTTTATAGGTAAAGGTTGTTGAAAATGTTCCTATCCAATCAGGTGCAGGCGATCCCAAAATTTTCATGTCATTTTCAATGTCAATACTTCCATCTCCATTTAAATCTTTTACCTTAGCCGTTCCTTCCATGGTTTGTAAATCTTCAGGCGCTAATTCATCGCGTTGCCAAACACCATCAAATACCATAGCATAAATAACGTCTACAGGTTGACCAATAAACCATCTATTGGGCACATCATCTTCTTTTTTTCCGTATAAATCAACAATTTTGTTGTTGTTCTTTGAAAAGATAAAGTTAGTTTCCCATTTAAAATCGCCATTGTCTATGTTTACAGTTTTTAATTGAAGTTCTATACCTTTATTGCTTATGGAAGCAATATTATCGAAGGTTGATGCCCATCCACTAGGTATGGCTAATTTTCGACTTAATATGGTTCCGTCAGAAAGTCTGTCGTATAGGTTGATTTCTCCAGAAACTCTATTGTTAAATAGGCCGAAATCTGCACCAAAATTCCACTCCCTAGTACGTTCCCATGTTAATGATTTGTTTGACAAGTCACTTGGAACAAATCCATTAGCTGTTGACCCGTCCCAATCGTAATACTTTTGTCTATTCAAGGAGTTTTGTGTCACATAAGGGTTAATTGGACCTAAACCACCAGTATAACCATAACTTAGCCTAAGTTTTAAGCTGTTAATTTCAGGAACATTTGTTAAGAAATCTTCCTTGTCCATTTTCCAAGCTACGGCTGCCGAAGGGAAAGTAGCCCATTTATTTCCTTGGGCAAGACGTGAGGCGCCATCCCATCTAAAGGTACCTGTAAAGAGATATTTGTCCTTAAAACTATAGTTTACACGATTTGTAAACGATAGCAATGTACTTTTAATAAACCCAGATTCTGCATCTCGACGTGGGGCACTTTGCACGTTGTAAAATGATGACTTAAAGGGAACGTCTCTACCATATGAGAAGGAACGTTCTAATCTATCAAAGGCCGCCGATTGTATGAAGTCGTAAGAAATGTTATGGTTTCCAAATTCTTTTGTAAAATTAACTTGGTTGTCCCAAACATACGAAAGCCTATTATTGGTCCAATACCTAGCAACAGATATTGATCTAGTGGCAAATCGATCTTTATATTCGCCATCTCTTTGTATTCTCGCATTTGGGGAAAACGTAGATTTAAAGCTTAATTCTTTGATGGGATTGAATTTAAGGTAGAAATTAGATATAATATTATATTGCTCTACATTCCACTCAGAGTTGCCGTTTTCAAATGTAAATGGGCTAACATTACCAGAGATTCCTTGCATAGGTTGTTGAATTATGGATCCATCAGCATTATGTGAAGGCGCGTATGAAGGCATTCTAAATATTTGTTGTAAGTAGTCTTGTCTAGAAACCAATTCTTGTTCTGAAAAGGCCAAGTTAATATTAGC
This genomic stretch from Flavobacteriaceae bacterium GSB9 harbors:
- a CDS encoding RagB/SusD family nutrient uptake outer membrane protein, which translates into the protein MKNLKTKIYVILLGLSIISCSDYLEEENLGNTTAENYYGTIEGYEGLVNASYATLRDVYAPTPYIFCAGTDLFFAAHQEVPLGLAAYKTLTPGNSDVETLFSSLYQSIQITNMALHYSDKTEDFSELNTRIAELKAIRAYYYFLLVQNFGDSSIVTDLTTEPITHFDRNPASEVYQFIIDELTSAISTLPNTQAEFGRVTKRAAQHILAKAYLTRGYEDYGDGSDFATAASLADEAIGGQGLNLPFADLFQYQNDNNEEILWSIQYSQSLSGEVSHNWDYPWGPLVTGSNDGVNKKNTLHPTEYLFTLFDDNDTRFEGTFLNVKTTPYSGWRLDPSNTPVQYYYPRTDEQITNVDAWRAEDPDNRTDTTISPIDPHWWDGLNQTDYPAIRKFDRVQLPSIQYTHDLYLARLGETYLIAAEAYLQSNNPGNALARVNTVRQRAGADLVGTVDLDFILDERARELAGEGFRWLDLKRTGKLMEYTKVRNPDIKTLSDTGTDPFLGTDGNLKILRPIPLSAISLDSGDYPQNPGY
- a CDS encoding TonB-dependent receptor, which encodes MKKLIKVSRKLTCFPKMDLKMKLTTILLIVSLLKVQANTYSQNTKLTLNAKDSTVGQVFNQIESMSEFRFLYESQQIDLNRKVTVQVENKKITDVLSLLFKDTNVVYKTNDRQIILTLKSGKDDKPINANTQGAIQDIQVNGNVTDETGMPLPGVNILEKDTSNGTQTDFDGNYAITVSGNNSVLVFSYIGFATQEIIINNQSTINIVLKEDLSELDEVVVVGYGAIKKSDVTGSVVSLDSEQINKVGATSPMQALQANAAGVNISQRTGSVGAGFDIQIRGTNSFSEQQPLYVVDGIFTENIDFLNPQDIERIDILKDASSTAIYGSRGSNGVVIVTTKSGEGATNRKPSISYSGFVGIREIVNMPDFLNSYDESVLWNRDRQVTRDLVLGNPIVDSPTYGFPDVILEDGTNYWEENLSNRNGTDWLDEFLKSSIQQNHFISANGGNENVGYVVGFGYQGDDGNTKGQYYKKYNFKASVDARVSDQFSIGANINLAFSEQELVSRQDYLQQIFRMPSYAPSHNADGSIIQQPMQGISGNVSPFTFENGNSEWNVEQYNIISNFYLKFNPIKELSFKSTFSPNARIQRDGEYKDRFATRSISVARYWTNNRLSYVWDNQVNFTKEFGNHNISYDFIQSAAFDRLERSFSYGRDVPFKSSFYNVQSAPRRDAESGFIKSTLLSFTNRVNYSFKDKYLFTGTFRWDGASRLAQGNKWATFPSAAVAWKMDKEDFLTNVPEINSLKLRLSYGYTGGLGPINPYVTQNSLNRQKYYDWDGSTANGFVPSDLSNKSLTWERTREWNFGADFGLFNNRVSGEINLYDRLSDGTILSRKLAIPSGWASTFDNIASISNKGIELQLKTVNIDNGDFKWETNFIFSKNNNKIVDLYGKKEDDVPNRWFIGQPVDVIYAMVFDGVWQRDELAPEDLQTMEGTAKVKDLNGDGSIDIENDMKILGSPAPDWIGTFSTTFTYKNWDLYASVYTKQGSLVYSPFHQEFTDFNSKVILDVPYYVRENSITRSRFSNTYPQPAYQGQYWGEDAGNYGYPGFNKDASFVRVQNITLGYNFDTNFLSKAGISGLRLYVNALNPFTFTKYDGFDPEWAGASMAWNADANNTGYSIYQLGVNVKF